The Fragaria vesca subsp. vesca linkage group LG2, FraVesHawaii_1.0, whole genome shotgun sequence genome includes a window with the following:
- the LOC101312804 gene encoding uncharacterized protein LOC101312804 codes for MTTLYPCHLLSASTHLHVSAKLALHNKPPNSIHGFTALAQFSEVHAFGRSAKPSHLLQNSQYNISCAMNMTAGQSDDPGQIKFDHLIAKARKLWGGSPQPDAEVPWHHFVMAIFFTLLKLPGPHYPCCGQIIIPHIANGGLLRTLWFAFMWYRRPRKASTTSSPYQSKSGSQSEPNEL; via the exons ATGACGACTCTGTATCCTTGTCACTTGCTCTCTGCTTCGACCCATCTCCACGTCTCCGCCAAATTGGCCCTTCACAATAAACCCCCCAATTCCATTCATGGGTTCACG GCTTTGGCACAGTTTAGTGAAGTACATGCCTTTGGTCGGAGTGCTAAGCCTTCTCATTTGCTTCAGAATTCCCAGTACAATATCTCATGTGCTATGAATATGACTGCTGGACAGTCAGATGACCCTGGGCAGATTAAATTTGATCACCTAATCGCTAAAGCAAGAAAGTTGTGGGGTGGTTCTCCACAGCCA GATGCAGAAGTTCCCTGGCATCATTTTGTCATGGCAATTTTCTTCACACTGCTCAAATTGCCAGGTCCACATTACCCATGTTGTGGTCAAATAATAATCCCACACATTGCCAATGGCGGTTTGTTAAGGACACTGTGGTTTGCCTTTATGTGGTACAGAAGACCTCGAAAGGCATCAACTACATCATCACCATACCAATCTAAAAGTGGCAGCCAATCTGAACCAAATGAACTTTAA
- the LOC101292361 gene encoding uncharacterized protein LOC101292361 isoform 2, producing MAEPSDEWDDTGDSPGGSSSYIGKGAPKFGIEGPDGLPCEKCPKDIPLSFCPHWPCNICYNDHYHQVCPYFDFYPQGAPLSPFYDIICSMGHPFNEEKWVCTSCPGNEARISLKYCHICHCRLHGTYECPEDKVAAAKYKLFRDEMCSKVFKLNPPKSSYVPTPSPGFVNMKEVS from the exons ATGGCTGAACCATCGGACGAGTGGGACGACACCGGCGATTCTCCGG GAGGTAGCTCCAGCTATATAGGCAAGGGTGCTCCAAAATTTGGAATTGAAGGACCAGACGGTCTGCCTTGTGAAAAGTGTCCTAAGGATATTCCCCTTTCTTTCTGCCCTCACTGGCCTTGTAATATCTGTTATAACGACCACTACCATCAAGTTTGCCCTTACTTCGACTTCTACCCACAGGGTGCACCTCTTAGCCCTTTCTATGACATAATTTGTTCCATGGGTCATCCATTTAATGAAGAGAAGTGGGTTTGTACCTCTTGTCCTGGGAACGAGGCAAGGATTAGTCTCAAGTATTGTCATATTTGTCACTGCAGGCTGCATGGTACGTATGAATGCCCCGAAGACAAGGTTGCTGCGGCCAAGTATAAATTGTTCAGAGACGAGATGTGTTCAAAAGTGTTTAAACTGAATCCTCCTAAGTCATCCTATGTTCCAACTCCTTCTCCTGGGTTTGTGAACATGAAAGAAG TGAGCTAA
- the LOC101292361 gene encoding uncharacterized protein LOC101292361 isoform 1 yields MAEPSDEWDDTGDSPGGSSSYIGKGAPKFGIEGPDGLPCEKCPKDIPLSFCPHWPCNICYNDHYHQVCPYFDFYPQGAPLSPFYDIICSMGHPFNEEKWVCTSCPGNEARISLKYCHICHCRLHGTYECPEDKVAAAKYKLFRDEMCSKVFKLNPPKSSYVPTPSPGFVNMKEGKFIGSTD; encoded by the exons ATGGCTGAACCATCGGACGAGTGGGACGACACCGGCGATTCTCCGG GAGGTAGCTCCAGCTATATAGGCAAGGGTGCTCCAAAATTTGGAATTGAAGGACCAGACGGTCTGCCTTGTGAAAAGTGTCCTAAGGATATTCCCCTTTCTTTCTGCCCTCACTGGCCTTGTAATATCTGTTATAACGACCACTACCATCAAGTTTGCCCTTACTTCGACTTCTACCCACAGGGTGCACCTCTTAGCCCTTTCTATGACATAATTTGTTCCATGGGTCATCCATTTAATGAAGAGAAGTGGGTTTGTACCTCTTGTCCTGGGAACGAGGCAAGGATTAGTCTCAAGTATTGTCATATTTGTCACTGCAGGCTGCATGGTACGTATGAATGCCCCGAAGACAAGGTTGCTGCGGCCAAGTATAAATTGTTCAGAGACGAGATGTGTTCAAAAGTGTTTAAACTGAATCCTCCTAAGTCATCCTATGTTCCAACTCCTTCTCCTGGGTTTGTGAACATGAAAGAAGGCAAGTTTATCGGCTCTACAGATTAA
- the LOC101313755 gene encoding uncharacterized protein LOC101313755: MTTLYPCHLLSASTHPQVSAKLALHNKPPNSIHGFTALAQFSEVHAFGRSAKPSHLLQNSQYNISCAMNMTAGQSDDPGQIKFDHLIAKARKLWDSSPQPVKIFPWKRAGLNYFQLILDLVLAVVKYLCVPLLAVSSLSEMSYCAQERKLFFVPIPVIIGIAVAEVLNLAAVDVSPLLKDTEVPWHLFVMAIFFTLLKLPGPYYPYWGRIIIPHIANGGLLRTLWFAFMRYRRPRKASPHHSKSGSQSEPNEL, translated from the exons ATGACGACTCTGTATCCTTGTCACTTGCTCTCTGCTTCGACCCATCCCCAGGTCTCCGCCAAATTGGCCCTTCACAATAAACCCCCCAATTCCATTCATGGGTTCACG GCTTTGGCACAGTTTAGTGAAGTACATGCCTTTGGTCGGAGTGCTAAGCCTTCTCATTTGCTTCAGAATTCCCAGTACAATATCTCATGTGCTATGAATATGACTGCTGGACAGTCAGATGACCCTGGGCAGATTAAATTTGATCACCTAATCGCTAAAGCAAGAAAGTTGTGGGATAGTTCTCCACAGCCAGTCAAGATATTCCCTTGGAAAAGAGCAGGGCTCAACTATTTTCAACTCATCCTTGACCTTGTACTAGCAGTTGTCAAATACTTATGTGTACCTTTGCTAGCAGTTTCCTCTCTTAGTGAGATGTCCTACTGCGCACAGGAAAGGAAGTTGTTTTTTGTTCCTATACCTGTCATCATTGGAATCGCTGTTGCTGAAGTCTTAAATCTGGCAGCCGTGGATGTTTCTCCACTTCTGAAG GATACAGAAGTTCCCTGGCATCTTTTTGTCATGGCAATTTTCTTTACACTGCTCAAATTGCCAGGTCCATATTACCCATATTGGGGCCGAATAATAATCCCACACATTGCCAATGGCGGTTTGTTAAGGACACTGTGGTTTGCCTTTATGCGGTACAGAAGACCTCGAAAAGCATCACCACACCATTCTAAAAGTGGCAGCCAATCGGAACCAAATGAACTCTAA
- the LOC101294126 gene encoding pathogenesis-related protein 1B-like, whose product MEFTKLVLLAICSIVLISVHISPANADDPLAAEFVELHNKYRAMDNVGPVTWDETVADYARNYANTKIETCEMVHSHGQYGECLAMGSYDVQPEEAVKMWADEKQFYDHAANTCAPGQVCGHYTQVVWANSTKIGCAKVRCANGGTFIICNYDPPGNYVGEKPF is encoded by the coding sequence ATGGAATTCACCAAGCTCGTTTTGCTAGCCATCTGCTCCATCGTCTTAATCTCAGTTCATATTTCTCCGGCCAATGCTGATGATCCATTGGCAGCTGAGTTTGTCGAATTACACAACAAATACCGTGCAATGGACAATGTTGGTCCGGTTACATGGGACGAAACAGTCGCAGACTACGCTAGAAACTATGCCAACACAAAAATTGAGACTTGTGAAATGGTGCATTCCCATGGACAATACGGAGAATGCTTAGCCATGGGAAGCTATGACGTTCAACCGGAGGAGGCGGTGAAGATGTGGGCCGACGAGAAGCAATTCTATGACCATGCCGCCAATACTTGTGCTCCCGGCCAGGTTTGCGGCCACTATACTCAAGTGGTCTGGGCAAATTCAACTAAAATTGGTTGTGCTAAGGTTCGTTGCGCCAATGGAGGTACTTTTATCATCTGCAACTACGATCCTCCTGGTAACTATGTTGGCGAGAAACCTTTCTAG